Proteins encoded together in one Alteribacter keqinensis window:
- a CDS encoding MFS transporter, with translation MSVSEKKRKKAFLLLMINMFVVMMGIGLVIPILPYYVESFGAGSIELGMLIALFAFMQFLLAPFWGKLSDKIGRKPLIAIGMFGFAAAEFIFAFATQMWMLYLSRMIAGTFGAAVIPTAMAYVADTTTEERRSKGMGLLGMAMALGIVFGPGIGGWLAEISLATPFLFAGIAASIAGLFSILFLPESHPAEKRKTEDTGLKTNQFQDMWQALRSPAGFLIALVFALSFGLANFQTVFGMYALERFSYNPAEVGTIVMIVGLVGAVAQGGLIGSLSKRFGDERVALGSLLLSGAGFILMGLAFNYATLILTTCLFFLGNSLLRPSVNAMISKLAGSKQGLIMGVNNSFVSLGNVAGALIAGNFFAWNMFLPFGLGAFVMFSAFAATLLWLGSRQENTEVINHEAKSH, from the coding sequence ATGAGTGTTTCCGAAAAGAAGCGTAAAAAAGCGTTTCTGCTTCTTATGATAAATATGTTTGTTGTAATGATGGGGATCGGGCTAGTTATTCCGATCCTCCCTTATTATGTGGAGTCTTTTGGAGCCGGTTCAATAGAGTTGGGAATGCTTATAGCTCTGTTTGCATTTATGCAGTTTCTTCTTGCCCCGTTCTGGGGAAAACTATCAGATAAAATTGGCAGGAAACCTCTGATTGCCATAGGAATGTTTGGGTTTGCAGCAGCAGAATTTATCTTTGCATTTGCTACCCAAATGTGGATGCTCTATCTCTCCCGGATGATTGCAGGAACATTCGGAGCTGCTGTTATCCCAACAGCGATGGCGTACGTGGCTGATACAACAACTGAAGAACGAAGAAGTAAAGGTATGGGACTTCTCGGAATGGCGATGGCTCTGGGGATTGTATTTGGACCGGGTATCGGCGGATGGCTGGCTGAGATCAGCCTTGCAACACCGTTTTTATTTGCCGGAATTGCAGCATCAATTGCCGGACTTTTTTCAATCCTGTTTCTGCCGGAATCCCACCCCGCAGAAAAACGTAAAACAGAGGATACAGGTCTGAAAACAAACCAGTTTCAGGATATGTGGCAAGCTTTAAGAAGCCCGGCAGGCTTTCTGATTGCTTTGGTTTTCGCATTAAGTTTCGGCCTTGCTAATTTTCAGACCGTGTTTGGTATGTATGCGTTAGAGCGCTTCTCTTATAATCCTGCCGAGGTGGGAACGATCGTAATGATTGTAGGGCTGGTCGGAGCTGTTGCCCAGGGAGGCTTGATAGGAAGTCTTAGTAAGCGTTTTGGTGACGAACGTGTGGCACTCGGTTCACTCCTTTTAAGCGGGGCTGGATTTATTCTTATGGGACTTGCCTTTAACTATGCCACCCTGATTTTGACAACGTGCCTGTTTTTCCTGGGGAATTCTCTGCTCCGTCCATCTGTAAATGCGATGATTTCAAAACTTGCGGGAAGCAAGCAGGGACTGATTATGGGAGTAAATAATTCATTTGTAAGCCTTGGAAATGTTGCAGGTGCACTGATTGCCGGTAATTTTTTCGCGTGGAATATGTTTTTGCCGTTCGGGCTCGGTGCATTTGTCATGTTCTCTGCATTCGCGGCAACGCTTCTATGGCTTGGCAGCAGGCAGGAAAACACTGAGGTTATTAATCACGAGGCGAAATCTCATTAA
- a CDS encoding sensor histidine kinase codes for MIKLNLTQRIWFSFIAIILMVGLLIGIIYPISLKSTLTEETYRIIEQEQARVMRPNGDYPAPATSEAEFLERREAARSVGHLVIGGNQLGRRFGDPVPTEVLVEMGQRAQDVERRGRYELTYNDATLFYVVFKSYRPEGEEYHITYMWDTYRDEMVNRLWSRLFYIMVMAGLLSLIPAFWLKNYLKVPLTSLGNHFEQIAERNWKEPFHWESDDDFEKLSNQFESMRQNLMKYDRAQRTFIQHASHELKTPIMVVKSYAQSVKDGILPRENIPSTMDVILEESERMEKRVKDMLYYTKLDSLKETTMEKVTFPFGSLAYQIRERFFVQREDVDIVVIGEKVNVYGDKEQIQILLENLVENALRYAETMIEISAEETEDKIILRVTNDGEKIPEKELEHLFAPFRKGNKGQFGLGLAIVKSIAELHKGESYVRNTDSGVCFSIHLPINNK; via the coding sequence ATGATCAAGCTCAATCTGACACAGCGGATTTGGTTCTCTTTTATAGCCATTATCCTGATGGTCGGGTTATTAATTGGAATTATTTATCCAATATCACTTAAAAGTACGCTCACCGAAGAGACATACCGGATCATTGAACAGGAACAGGCCAGAGTTATGCGGCCTAATGGAGATTACCCGGCACCGGCAACGTCCGAAGCAGAATTTCTTGAGAGACGTGAAGCTGCCCGGTCTGTCGGTCACCTTGTCATTGGAGGCAACCAGCTTGGAAGGCGCTTTGGCGATCCTGTACCGACCGAAGTCCTTGTTGAAATGGGCCAGCGTGCTCAGGATGTGGAGCGCCGCGGAAGGTACGAACTGACATATAATGACGCGACATTGTTTTATGTTGTCTTTAAATCGTACAGGCCTGAAGGAGAGGAATACCATATTACGTATATGTGGGATACGTATCGTGACGAGATGGTGAACAGATTGTGGTCGCGACTGTTTTACATTATGGTTATGGCAGGGCTTCTGAGCCTGATTCCTGCATTCTGGCTGAAGAATTATTTGAAGGTTCCACTTACCAGCCTGGGTAATCACTTTGAACAAATTGCCGAGCGGAACTGGAAAGAGCCTTTTCATTGGGAAAGTGACGACGACTTTGAAAAGCTGTCCAATCAGTTTGAGTCCATGAGGCAGAACCTCATGAAATATGACCGTGCCCAGCGCACGTTTATTCAGCACGCCTCTCATGAGTTGAAGACACCGATAATGGTAGTGAAAAGTTACGCTCAGTCTGTAAAGGACGGAATACTGCCACGGGAGAATATTCCTTCCACAATGGATGTGATTCTTGAAGAAAGCGAGCGTATGGAAAAAAGAGTCAAAGATATGCTGTATTACACAAAACTTGACTCATTAAAAGAAACGACGATGGAAAAAGTGACCTTCCCGTTCGGATCTCTTGCCTACCAGATCCGTGAACGCTTTTTTGTCCAGCGGGAAGATGTGGACATCGTTGTTATTGGAGAAAAGGTCAATGTATATGGAGATAAGGAGCAGATTCAGATTCTCCTTGAAAATCTTGTAGAAAATGCTCTTCGATATGCAGAAACAATGATTGAAATCAGCGCCGAAGAAACAGAAGATAAAATTATTCTCCGTGTAACAAATGACGGAGAAAAGATTCCTGAAAAAGAATTGGAGCATCTTTTTGCCCCCTTCAGAAAAGGGAATAAAGGTCAGTTCGGACTCGGTCTTGCTATAGTAAAAAGTATTGCTGAGCTTCATAAAGGTGAATCTTACGTAAGAAACACGGACAGCGGGGTTTGTTTTTCCATTCATCTGCCTATAAATAATAAATAG